A portion of the Mycobacterium paraseoulense genome contains these proteins:
- a CDS encoding DUF7159 family protein yields the protein MDTVLGVSMAPTAVRMVLVEGQNGQGATVDEDNFDVPPEDDAATLSAANQVVSAILGTRQGAAEGGYQLASTGVTFTDPIEAAALRDALAAHKVENVMLVSAFLAAAALAQAVGSQTNYAQTALLYIEPETATLAVVNSADGSVADVRRQPLPADDEAAVAQLAAMVSQAETLETRPDGVFVVGSGIDLPLIKPALEAATSLPLSAPEEPETALARGAALASAHAPLFSSSTAALAYAQDPGTGAINPFAVAPGYFDVPANAGEEGLAYSAVPDDVDDFYTGAHTGATALVGAGYPERRSFRLVGSIVAGVFVIGVVALVVSLAIAIRPTANVRPSPNQNVVVAPTRPAPAPAAPAPAEAPAPKAPAAPAPAPKAPAPAPEAAPAPAPAPAAPAPVPEAPAPAPVPEAPAPAAPPPPPPIQLPPIIIGGPPAPRGGRFGGGDDDRGGFPGFGGGHGHGGFGPHIGIPGIPGL from the coding sequence TTGGACACCGTACTTGGCGTGTCAATGGCGCCGACGGCGGTCCGGATGGTGCTGGTCGAGGGCCAAAACGGCCAAGGCGCCACCGTCGACGAAGACAATTTCGACGTTCCGCCCGAAGACGACGCGGCAACGCTCAGCGCCGCCAACCAGGTAGTCTCCGCGATCCTCGGAACGCGCCAGGGCGCGGCCGAGGGCGGCTACCAGCTGGCCTCGACCGGCGTCACCTTCACCGACCCGATCGAGGCCGCCGCGCTGCGCGATGCGCTGGCCGCCCACAAGGTCGAGAACGTGATGTTGGTCTCGGCATTCCTGGCCGCGGCCGCCCTGGCGCAAGCGGTGGGCAGCCAGACCAACTACGCGCAGACGGCGCTGCTGTACATCGAGCCCGAGACGGCGACCCTGGCGGTGGTCAACAGCGCCGACGGGTCGGTCGCCGACGTCCGCCGGCAGCCGCTGCCGGCCGATGACGAGGCCGCGGTGGCCCAGCTGGCCGCGATGGTGTCGCAGGCCGAGACGCTCGAGACCCGCCCCGACGGGGTGTTCGTCGTCGGCTCCGGCATTGACCTCCCCCTGATCAAGCCCGCGCTGGAGGCGGCGACCTCGCTGCCGTTGTCGGCCCCCGAGGAGCCCGAAACGGCGCTGGCCCGGGGCGCGGCGCTGGCCTCGGCGCATGCCCCGCTGTTCTCGTCGTCCACCGCGGCGCTGGCCTACGCGCAAGACCCGGGCACCGGCGCCATCAACCCGTTCGCGGTGGCGCCCGGCTACTTCGACGTACCGGCGAACGCCGGCGAGGAAGGCCTCGCCTACAGCGCGGTGCCCGACGACGTCGACGACTTCTACACCGGCGCGCACACCGGCGCCACCGCGCTCGTCGGCGCGGGCTATCCGGAGCGCCGCTCGTTCCGGCTGGTGGGCAGCATCGTTGCGGGCGTCTTCGTCATCGGTGTGGTGGCGCTGGTCGTCTCCCTGGCGATCGCCATCCGGCCGACCGCCAACGTCCGGCCCAGCCCGAACCAGAACGTCGTCGTCGCGCCCACCCGGCCGGCCCCGGCACCCGCGGCTCCCGCGCCGGCCGAGGCCCCGGCGCCAAAAGCCCCCGCGGCGCCGGCACCGGCTCCCAAGGCTCCGGCACCCGCGCCTGAGGCCGCACCCGCGCCGGCCCCCGCTCCGGCCGCTCCCGCTCCGGTTCCCGAGGCCCCGGCGCCCGCACCGGTTCCGGAGGCCCCGGCGCCGGCCGCTCCGCCGCCCCCGCCGCCGATACAACTACCCCCGATCATCATCGGTGGGCCGCCGGCACCAAGAGGAGGTCGGTTCGGCGGTGGCGACGACGACCGCGGCGGGTTCCCCGGGTTCGGTGGCGGCCACGGTCACGGCGGTTTCGGCCCCCATATCGGGATCCCGGGTATCCCCGGGCTGTAG
- a CDS encoding DUF7159 family protein — MDVVLGVSLAPETVRMVLVEGEAAGGVTVDQNDFRLTDQATAVDAADRVVSAILGTRESAVQGGYRLTSSGVTWTDPAEAAALRQALAERKIENVVLVSAVMAAAALAQAAGSATNCARTALLLVEPTTATLAVVDTADGAVADVRRHPLPNSDEAALATLAAMTADAESMRARPDGLFLVGSDVDIPFLKPALEAATSLSVTTPEEPEMALARGASLAAANARLGAPSTIAMPYAGDPLADGRELAYSAEADSGKARATGADRAAAAHSDGRGSRKAVLAVVAATLMFVVGVVALAVALALDIRPHAHQRPDITQNVVAPGNQAPPPPSVVPPPPASVPPAPAPASPQPGPAPSHGDQWDDWLHRHLGEHGIPMP, encoded by the coding sequence GTGGACGTCGTACTGGGCGTGTCCCTGGCGCCTGAGACGGTCCGCATGGTGCTGGTCGAGGGCGAAGCCGCCGGCGGGGTGACCGTCGATCAGAACGACTTTCGCCTCACCGATCAGGCGACGGCGGTCGACGCGGCCGACCGCGTCGTCTCCGCGATTCTCGGCACCCGGGAGAGCGCGGTCCAGGGCGGCTATCGGCTGACGTCAAGCGGAGTGACCTGGACCGACCCCGCCGAGGCGGCCGCGCTGCGGCAGGCTCTGGCGGAACGCAAGATCGAGAACGTCGTGCTGGTGTCGGCGGTCATGGCCGCCGCGGCGCTGGCGCAGGCGGCGGGCAGCGCGACCAATTGCGCGCGCACCGCACTGCTGTTAGTCGAACCCACCACCGCGACGCTGGCCGTCGTCGACACCGCGGACGGGGCGGTCGCCGACGTACGCCGGCATCCCCTGCCCAACAGCGACGAAGCGGCGCTGGCGACGCTGGCCGCGATGACCGCGGACGCCGAATCGATGCGGGCGCGCCCGGACGGGCTGTTCCTGGTGGGTTCGGACGTCGACATCCCCTTCCTCAAGCCGGCGCTCGAGGCGGCGACCTCGCTGTCGGTCACCACGCCCGAGGAGCCCGAGATGGCCCTGGCGCGGGGCGCCTCACTCGCGGCGGCCAACGCGCGGCTGGGGGCGCCGTCGACGATCGCGATGCCCTACGCCGGGGACCCCTTGGCGGACGGGCGTGAGCTCGCCTACAGCGCCGAAGCGGACAGCGGGAAGGCCCGGGCGACCGGCGCCGACCGCGCGGCCGCCGCCCACTCGGACGGGCGAGGCAGCCGCAAAGCGGTGCTGGCCGTCGTCGCCGCCACCCTGATGTTCGTCGTCGGCGTCGTCGCACTGGCCGTGGCGCTGGCCCTCGACATCCGGCCCCACGCGCACCAGCGCCCCGATATCACCCAGAACGTGGTCGCCCCGGGCAACCAGGCGCCCCCGCCGCCATCGGTGGTCCCGCCGCCCCCGGCCTCCGTCCCGCCGGCGCCGGCGCCGGCATCCCCCCAACCGGGGCCCGCCCCCTCCCACGGCGATCAATGGGACGACTGGCTGCATCGGCACCTGGGGGAACACGGCATCCCGATGCCCTAG
- a CDS encoding IS110 family RNA-guided transposase, translated as MKEATTMVVVGADVHKRTHTFVAVDQVGRRIGEKVVEATTVGHRQAIRWARTQFGVELVWAIEDCRHLSARLERDLLSADQKVVRVPSKLMAQTRASARTRGKSDPIDALAVARAYLREPDLPVASHDEVSRELKLLVDRREDLVGQRTSTINRLLWRVHELDPGQAPKPASLDLAKHRRTLGDWLAAQPGLVAELAREELADITRLTEAINVLAKRIGERVRAIAPALLAMPGCGELTAAKIIGETAGVARFKSEAAFARHTGVAPIPVWSGNTVGRVRMTRTGNRQLNAALHRIAVTQIRLDGLGQAYYRSRLAAGDSSTEALRCLKRRLARVVFHHLHTDHNIRTKPCQPAAA; from the coding sequence GTGAAGGAGGCAACCACCATGGTTGTTGTTGGAGCCGATGTCCACAAGCGCACGCATACGTTTGTCGCCGTGGATCAGGTGGGCCGCAGAATCGGCGAGAAGGTCGTCGAGGCCACTACGGTAGGTCATCGCCAGGCGATCCGATGGGCTCGCACCCAGTTTGGTGTCGAGCTGGTGTGGGCGATTGAGGATTGCCGACATTTGTCGGCGCGATTAGAGCGCGATTTGTTGTCCGCCGATCAGAAGGTGGTACGAGTCCCGTCGAAGTTGATGGCCCAGACCCGGGCCTCGGCTCGTACGCGGGGCAAGTCTGATCCGATTGACGCGTTGGCTGTCGCGCGGGCGTACCTGCGTGAGCCCGATCTTCCGGTGGCTTCCCACGATGAAGTGTCGCGGGAGTTGAAGCTGCTGGTGGATCGGCGTGAAGACCTTGTGGGGCAACGCACTTCGACGATCAACCGGTTGTTGTGGAGAGTGCACGAATTAGATCCTGGCCAGGCGCCGAAACCGGCGTCGCTGGATCTGGCCAAGCACCGCAGGACGCTCGGTGATTGGTTGGCCGCCCAGCCCGGTCTGGTGGCCGAGTTGGCCCGCGAGGAGTTGGCCGACATTACCCGACTCACCGAGGCCATCAATGTTTTGGCGAAACGGATCGGCGAGCGTGTCCGCGCGATCGCTCCGGCGTTGCTTGCCATGCCCGGCTGCGGCGAGCTCACCGCCGCCAAGATCATCGGCGAAACCGCCGGGGTCGCCCGCTTCAAAAGCGAGGCGGCGTTCGCCCGGCACACAGGCGTGGCGCCTATCCCGGTGTGGTCAGGCAACACCGTCGGCCGCGTCCGGATGACCCGCACCGGCAACCGCCAACTCAACGCCGCTCTGCACCGCATCGCGGTCACCCAGATCCGTCTCGACGGCCTCGGACAGGCCTACTACCGCAGCCGTCTGGCCGCCGGCGACTCCAGCACCGAGGCCCTGCGCTGCCTCAAACGCCGCCTCGCCAGAGTGGTCTTCCATCACCTCCACACCGACCACAACATCCGAACAAAGCCTTGCCAACCGGCAGCGGCTTGA
- the iniR gene encoding isoniazid response ATPase/transcriptional regulator IniR has product MASPDITASAEVLPPDARRIINALADGAQTPVKVLVSGGIGTGKTTVLAAVRDALRGAGITVLTRSPRDGDRPDAAVVIDDAQLLPDAELLALVERIADPAATVVVAAEPCEQHTTLRTLATALERERPRLSLGPRPVADHFLDSTAGLPFLLRAVTEAAQDPMQAAKFALMDRLRRLDEPTLDTLLITSLNPGLGTADVAAALDIPATQALLLVDRARASGLIEPSHSPGFLQSVHDAVAQLVGNAHHHQVEAALLRSQLAMSTLSSDLALRLAEHGLRDPDLASILRREATRARGRSGRAARLYRAAVDAGAEGLSCRLADALALTGDCAGAAALADDLLGSADLAERAAAVRVAASAAAHDGNAGQAAELFGWLGPYPDAVVSAAGAITLAATGDLTAAHAALQVPGQGPPTAAARAARGLAEGLLRSMKEPYPVAVAKLGQAIAVGGSMAEVIPDSPAALVTLAALHGGDPVRARSIIGRAAVRADGDGFFGRRHLLLLGWTKMRDGQLASAGADADAACSGAATDLHRRDALWAATLRTAIARRSGDTGALHKHWYAAMEVLAEYSIDLFTLLPLGELWVAAARMRQVARLRHHLDLAFGLLDSLGNPVLWSVPLHWAGVHAGILTGSPESVAPHGQALTAAASQSVFAQALASTGRTWLRVLAGDVDADEVTMGARSLAQFGLTWDATRLAGQAALQTPDGRVSGDMLQLARDLKLVAAVEETPDDEPGSDAPKTTRQAPSASPLSAREREVAELLLLGLPYRDIGRQLFISAKTVEHHVARIRRRLGAGSRSEMLSMLRAISAS; this is encoded by the coding sequence GTGGCCAGTCCGGACATTACGGCTTCCGCCGAGGTCCTCCCCCCCGACGCGCGTCGCATCATCAACGCGCTGGCGGACGGCGCGCAGACCCCGGTCAAGGTTCTGGTCAGCGGGGGAATCGGTACGGGAAAGACCACCGTCCTCGCCGCCGTTCGGGATGCCTTGCGCGGTGCCGGGATAACGGTGCTGACGCGGTCTCCGCGCGACGGGGACCGACCCGACGCGGCGGTTGTCATCGATGACGCGCAACTGTTGCCCGACGCCGAGCTGCTGGCGCTCGTCGAGCGCATCGCTGATCCCGCCGCGACGGTCGTGGTGGCCGCCGAACCGTGCGAGCAACACACCACGCTGCGGACGCTGGCCACGGCCCTCGAGCGGGAGCGGCCCCGCCTTTCGTTGGGCCCGCGGCCGGTCGCCGACCACTTCCTGGACAGCACGGCGGGGCTGCCGTTCTTGCTGCGGGCAGTGACCGAGGCCGCGCAGGACCCGATGCAGGCGGCCAAGTTTGCATTGATGGACCGGTTGCGCCGCCTCGACGAGCCGACGCTGGACACGCTGCTCATCACGTCGTTGAACCCCGGTTTGGGCACCGCCGATGTCGCTGCGGCACTGGACATCCCGGCGACGCAGGCGCTGCTGCTTGTCGACCGGGCGCGCGCAAGCGGGCTAATCGAGCCATCGCACAGCCCGGGCTTCCTGCAATCGGTGCACGACGCCGTTGCCCAGCTCGTCGGCAACGCGCATCACCACCAGGTCGAGGCCGCACTGTTGCGTTCCCAGCTCGCCATGTCGACGTTGTCATCAGACCTCGCGCTGCGTCTCGCCGAACACGGACTGCGAGACCCCGATCTGGCGAGCATCCTGCGCCGTGAGGCGACGCGGGCTCGCGGCCGGTCGGGCCGAGCCGCCCGGCTGTACCGCGCGGCGGTCGACGCCGGCGCCGAAGGGTTGTCGTGCCGGCTGGCCGACGCGCTGGCCCTGACCGGAGACTGCGCGGGCGCGGCGGCCCTGGCCGACGACTTGCTCGGTTCGGCGGACCTTGCCGAACGTGCCGCCGCGGTGCGGGTTGCGGCCAGCGCCGCCGCCCACGACGGCAATGCGGGGCAGGCGGCGGAGTTGTTCGGCTGGCTGGGACCCTATCCGGACGCGGTGGTCAGCGCCGCAGGCGCGATCACACTGGCCGCGACGGGAGACCTCACGGCGGCGCACGCGGCGCTGCAGGTCCCGGGACAGGGGCCGCCGACGGCCGCCGCACGCGCCGCGCGCGGCCTCGCCGAAGGCCTGCTGAGGAGTATGAAAGAGCCGTACCCGGTGGCGGTGGCGAAGCTCGGCCAGGCGATCGCCGTGGGCGGGTCGATGGCTGAAGTGATCCCCGATAGCCCGGCCGCATTGGTCACGCTGGCCGCGTTGCACGGCGGCGATCCGGTGCGGGCGCGCAGCATCATCGGTCGCGCTGCCGTCCGCGCCGACGGCGACGGGTTCTTCGGGCGTCGGCACCTGCTGCTGCTCGGCTGGACGAAGATGCGCGACGGCCAGCTCGCGTCGGCCGGCGCCGACGCCGACGCCGCCTGCTCGGGTGCGGCCACCGACCTGCATCGGCGCGACGCATTATGGGCGGCGACGCTGCGTACCGCGATCGCGCGTCGCAGCGGCGACACCGGCGCGCTGCACAAGCATTGGTATGCGGCGATGGAGGTGCTCGCCGAGTACTCCATCGACTTGTTCACCCTGCTGCCCTTGGGTGAATTATGGGTCGCCGCGGCAAGGATGCGCCAGGTGGCCCGGCTGCGCCACCACCTTGATCTGGCGTTCGGTTTGTTGGACTCGCTGGGCAACCCGGTCTTATGGTCGGTGCCACTGCACTGGGCGGGCGTGCACGCCGGAATCTTGACCGGTTCACCCGAATCCGTTGCCCCGCACGGGCAGGCCCTCACCGCGGCGGCATCCCAGAGTGTCTTCGCCCAGGCGCTGGCGAGCACCGGTCGCACCTGGCTGCGGGTGCTCGCCGGCGATGTCGACGCCGACGAGGTGACCATGGGCGCCCGCTCGCTGGCCCAATTCGGTTTGACCTGGGATGCGACGCGCCTTGCCGGTCAGGCCGCGCTGCAGACGCCGGATGGCCGGGTGTCGGGGGACATGTTGCAGCTCGCCCGTGACCTCAAGCTGGTCGCGGCGGTGGAGGAGACACCCGACGACGAGCCCGGGTCTGACGCTCCGAAAACGACCCGACAGGCGCCGTCGGCCTCGCCGTTGTCCGCGCGCGAACGCGAAGTCGCCGAGCTGCTCCTCTTGGGCTTGCCGTACCGCGACATTGGCCGTCAGCTGTTCATCTCGGCCAAGACCGTCGAACACCATGTGGCACGGATACGCCGCCGGCTCGGCGCCGGCTCGCGTTCCGAGATGTTGTCGATGCTGCGCGCAATATCGGCGTCCTAG
- the dcd gene encoding dCTP deaminase: MLLSDRDLRAEITAGRLGIDPYDDALVQPSSIDVRLDCMFRVFNNTRYTHIDPAKQQDELTTLVEPVDGEPFVLHPGEFVLGSTLELFTLPEDLAGRLEGKSSLGRLGLLTHSTAGFIDPGFSGHITLELSNVANLPITLWPGMKIGQLCILRLTSPAEHPYGSSQVGSKYQGQRGPTPSRSYQNFIRTT; encoded by the coding sequence GTGCTGCTCTCCGATCGTGACCTCAGGGCCGAAATCACCGCCGGCCGCCTGGGCATCGACCCCTACGACGACGCCCTGGTCCAGCCGTCCAGCATCGACGTCCGCCTCGACTGCATGTTCCGGGTGTTCAACAACACCCGCTACACCCACATCGACCCGGCCAAGCAACAGGACGAGCTCACGACGCTGGTCGAACCCGTCGATGGGGAGCCCTTCGTCCTGCACCCGGGGGAGTTCGTGCTCGGCTCCACGCTGGAGCTGTTCACCCTGCCCGAGGACCTCGCGGGCCGGCTGGAGGGCAAGTCGTCGCTGGGCCGGCTGGGGCTGCTGACGCACTCGACCGCCGGGTTCATCGATCCCGGCTTCAGCGGTCACATCACGCTGGAGCTGTCCAACGTCGCCAACCTGCCGATCACGCTGTGGCCCGGCATGAAGATCGGCCAGCTGTGCATCCTGCGGTTGACCAGCCCGGCCGAACATCCTTACGGCAGTTCGCAAGTAGGTTCGAAGTACCAGGGCCAGCGCGGACCCACGCCGTCGCGCTCCTATCAGAACTTCATAAGGACTACATAG
- a CDS encoding DUF7159 family protein, with protein sequence MLGVSMAPASIQMVVLEGEYADGATVEEEVFDVAAADAAPTASAPDQVLAAILGTREGAAEAGLEVSSIGVTWTNQFEAAALRDALAAHRVENVMLVSAFLAATALAQNVGGAMGYERTAVMFVEPGTATLAVVETSDGSIPDVYKQPIYAESYDQAAAQLGGMIAGLQKLEAAPDGVLVVGSGVDVAPLKPALQTATSLAVSVPEEPETALARGAALASANAPLFASSTAALAYAQDPGTGAVDQHSLPEYLYVPFGPEAGADELAYSAVPDEDADSPTVVIEKLFMPEESQERRRPALLIGSGLAVAGISAVLALEIALAIGIRTTGTVALQPTPGQHLIVPTQEPPAPVEASAPAAKLNLPEPVAAPKPMTPQFAAPLPAARPPVAPPIPAAPVPAAPVVPVPVVVPPIAPVILPPVRVPVPNPIVSPPVIQAPPRVSPPQPLPPQPPVHVPQPPQAGGTVPQSPPHQTPPGGTGASAGGHVPPPGSGAGGATGGHVPPPGSGTGGSSGGHEPAPGSGPGGLGGGHVSPPGSGTGGLGGGHVSTPGSPPGSGPGGLGGGHVSPPGEGPGGLGGGHLPSPGSGGGAPTGPGGLFGGGGHGSGGGFGAPGAGGGLGGFGGGHSGGGLGGFGGGHSGGLGGGGGFGGGGGGFGGGHGGGGGGHR encoded by the coding sequence GTGCTCGGGGTGTCGATGGCACCGGCGTCGATCCAAATGGTGGTCCTCGAAGGCGAATACGCCGACGGTGCCACCGTCGAAGAGGAAGTCTTCGACGTCGCCGCCGCCGACGCAGCGCCCACCGCGAGCGCACCCGACCAGGTGCTCGCCGCCATCCTGGGCACCCGCGAGGGCGCGGCCGAGGCCGGACTCGAGGTGTCGTCCATCGGCGTGACGTGGACCAACCAATTCGAGGCGGCGGCGTTGCGCGACGCACTGGCCGCCCACCGGGTCGAGAACGTGATGCTGGTGTCGGCCTTCCTCGCTGCGACCGCACTGGCCCAAAACGTCGGTGGCGCAATGGGTTACGAGCGAACCGCGGTGATGTTCGTGGAGCCCGGCACCGCGACGCTGGCGGTGGTCGAGACCTCCGACGGGTCCATTCCCGACGTCTACAAGCAACCGATCTACGCCGAGTCGTACGACCAGGCCGCCGCGCAGCTCGGCGGCATGATCGCCGGGCTGCAGAAGCTGGAAGCGGCGCCGGACGGCGTGCTGGTGGTCGGGTCGGGCGTCGACGTCGCCCCGCTGAAGCCGGCGCTGCAGACGGCGACCTCGCTGGCGGTGAGCGTGCCGGAGGAGCCGGAGACGGCGCTGGCCCGCGGCGCGGCCCTGGCTTCGGCCAATGCGCCGTTGTTCGCCTCGTCGACCGCCGCGCTGGCCTACGCCCAGGACCCGGGCACCGGTGCCGTCGACCAGCACTCGCTGCCCGAATACCTTTACGTGCCGTTCGGGCCGGAGGCGGGTGCCGACGAGCTCGCGTACAGCGCGGTGCCCGACGAGGACGCCGACTCGCCCACGGTCGTCATCGAAAAGCTGTTCATGCCGGAGGAAAGCCAGGAGCGGCGCAGGCCCGCCCTGCTGATCGGGAGCGGGCTGGCGGTCGCCGGCATCAGCGCGGTGCTGGCGCTCGAGATCGCGCTGGCGATCGGCATCCGCACGACCGGCACGGTCGCCTTGCAGCCCACCCCGGGCCAACACCTGATCGTCCCGACGCAGGAGCCGCCGGCGCCCGTCGAGGCGTCGGCCCCGGCGGCGAAGCTCAACCTGCCGGAACCGGTGGCGGCGCCCAAGCCGATGACTCCGCAGTTCGCCGCGCCGCTGCCCGCGGCCCGCCCGCCCGTGGCGCCTCCCATCCCCGCGGCCCCGGTCCCGGCGGCTCCGGTGGTGCCGGTTCCGGTCGTGGTCCCGCCGATCGCGCCGGTGATTCTGCCGCCGGTCCGCGTCCCCGTTCCTAACCCGATCGTGAGTCCGCCGGTCATCCAGGCCCCGCCGCGCGTGTCCCCCCCACAGCCGCTGCCGCCCCAACCGCCGGTCCACGTCCCGCAGCCGCCGCAGGCCGGCGGCACGGTGCCGCAGTCACCGCCCCACCAGACGCCTCCCGGGGGTACCGGCGCCTCCGCCGGAGGACATGTCCCGCCGCCCGGTTCGGGTGCGGGCGGCGCGACTGGCGGGCATGTCCCGCCGCCCGGTTCGGGCACGGGCGGCTCCAGCGGCGGGCACGAGCCGGCGCCCGGCTCGGGTCCCGGCGGCCTCGGCGGGGGGCATGTGTCACCTCCAGGCTCGGGCACGGGCGGCCTCGGCGGCGGCCACGTGTCGACGCCGGGTTCGCCCCCGGGCTCGGGTCCCGGTGGCCTGGGTGGCGGCCATGTGTCGCCCCCGGGTGAGGGGCCGGGCGGATTGGGCGGCGGGCACCTCCCGTCTCCCGGTTCGGGCGGCGGCGCGCCCACCGGTCCCGGTGGCCTGTTCGGCGGAGGCGGCCACGGCAGCGGTGGTGGCTTCGGCGCTCCGGGTGCCGGCGGCGGCCTCGGCGGCTTTGGTGGCGGCCACAGCGGCGGCGGCCTCGGCGGCTTCGGTGGTGGGCACAGCGGCGGCCTGGGCGGTGGCGGTGGATTCGGCGGTGGCGGTGGCGGCTTCGGTGGTGGCCACGGCGGCGGTGGCGGCGGGCACAGGTAA
- a CDS encoding IS110 family RNA-guided transposase yields the protein MSFNGTSVGLDVHALSVVAHAVDEKTGQVERARLCPDHGEILGWLRQLRGPVRVAYEAGPTGFGLARALAEAQIECTVAAPSKLIRPSGDRVKTDARDAAHLTRLLRLGEVSAVTVPEREVEAARDLVRAREDARADLMRVRHRLSKLLLRQGRVYSGGHAWNGVHEIWLRRQCFDDPHTAAAFDHHFDAVLSATAARDRLDEQILEVAALPRYADMVNRLGCLRGISALTGLALAVEIGDWDRFTGSSIGAYVGLVPSEYSSGTSRVQGSITKAGNAHVRRLLIEAAWHHRAAYRNPGPTMRARWAKVTPALKARGHAGNRRLHQQWCRFNERKKPHVVANVAIARELAGWCWSLATLG from the coding sequence GTGAGTTTCAACGGTACGAGTGTCGGGTTGGATGTGCACGCACTTTCGGTGGTTGCACATGCTGTCGACGAGAAAACGGGTCAAGTCGAGCGGGCACGGTTGTGTCCAGATCACGGCGAGATTCTTGGGTGGCTGCGCCAGTTGCGTGGTCCGGTACGCGTGGCCTATGAAGCCGGCCCCACTGGGTTTGGGTTGGCTCGGGCACTGGCCGAGGCCCAGATCGAATGCACGGTCGCAGCGCCGTCAAAATTGATCCGCCCGTCTGGGGATCGGGTCAAGACCGATGCCCGCGATGCCGCGCATCTGACCCGGTTGCTGCGGCTGGGCGAGGTCAGCGCGGTCACCGTCCCAGAACGGGAGGTCGAAGCTGCCCGCGATCTGGTCCGTGCTCGTGAAGATGCCCGCGCTGATTTGATGCGGGTGCGTCATCGGCTTTCCAAACTGCTGCTGCGCCAGGGCCGGGTCTACTCGGGCGGACATGCCTGGAACGGCGTGCACGAGATTTGGTTGCGGCGGCAATGTTTCGACGACCCGCATACCGCGGCGGCCTTTGATCACCACTTCGATGCCGTTCTGAGCGCGACCGCGGCTCGAGACCGCCTCGACGAGCAGATCCTCGAGGTCGCGGCGTTGCCTCGGTATGCCGACATGGTGAACCGGCTGGGGTGTCTGCGCGGGATCTCGGCGTTAACCGGGCTGGCCTTAGCGGTTGAGATCGGTGACTGGGACCGCTTCACCGGCTCCTCGATCGGCGCCTACGTGGGCTTGGTCCCCAGCGAGTACTCCTCGGGAACCTCACGGGTGCAGGGATCGATCACCAAGGCCGGCAATGCCCACGTACGCAGACTGTTGATCGAGGCGGCCTGGCACCACCGCGCGGCCTACCGCAATCCTGGCCCCACAATGCGGGCCCGTTGGGCCAAGGTCACTCCTGCCCTCAAGGCACGCGGGCATGCCGGCAATCGCCGTCTGCATCAGCAGTGGTGCCGTTTCAACGAGCGCAAGAAGCCCCACGTGGTGGCCAACGTCGCCATCGCGCGTGAGTTAGCCGGCTGGTGCTGGTCGCTAGCGACGTTGGGCTAG